GGTCGAGAACGTCGTCAGACCGCCCAGGAACCCGGTCATCAGAAGGAGGCGGCTCGTCGGGCCCAGCGCGTCGAAGCGGACCACCAGGCCCATCGCGACGCCCATCAGGAGCCCTCCGACGAGGTTCGCCGCAAGGGTGCCCAGCGGGAGGGTCGGCAGCAGCGGGTTCAACGCGAGGCCCAGCGCCCAGCGCAGCCAGGCGCCGAGGGCGGCTCCCGCTCCGACGGCTATCAGGCCCGAGAAACTCATACCCGGCGCCGTCCTCTCGGTGCCTGACACCCGGCACCCCTGGCGTGTCTGGCACCGCTCGATTCGGCGCCGGGCGTAGGAAAGTGTACCGCGTGCCTAGAGCAAGTGATTGGGATTCTCCCCCTCCCTGCCCTCGCTGCCGCCTTCGGCGCCAGGAGCGAGCGCAGTAAGGAATCTGATAGCTCGCACTCCCGAAAGGGAGGGAGTCAAGGACTTAACGCAGCTTCAGTCGGCTTCCGCCGCCGCCGGGGAGGCCGCCGAGGCCGCCCGGGCCGAGGCCGCCGGGGCCCATGCCGCCGGAGCCGCCCTGCGGGAGCACGAGCGAGGAGCTCGCCCGGCGCCGCATCTCGCGAAGTTCCTCCATCGCCTCGTTGAAGGCCGCCTGGACGGCGGGGCCGTACTTGGCCGCCGCCTCCTCGAGGTTCGCGGCGTCGATCTCGAAGCTGAGCGGCAGGGCGCCCGCGTTGGTGAGGAGCTGCGCCTCGCCGACGAAGAGGACCTTGCGGCCGGCGTCCGGAGAGCCGTCCGGCTTGATCGGAGCGAGCCGGCGCAGCACGCCGGTCTTCCGGTCGGTGAAGACCTCCTCGCGATAGAGTTCCTTCGCGTCCATCTGCGGCTCGGGGGCCTTCCCTTCGGGCTTCATGTCTCCTCCGGTCGCGGGGAACGCCTTCGGCGTTTCCCGCGTTTGCTTAATCGAGCTTAACGGAGACGGAAAGCCCCGCTGGGGATTTCCGTCTCATACCCCGAAGCGGTCTTTGAGCCGCTTCGAGAACTCCGGCAAAGGTTCGAGGACCTCGCGCTCGCGCTCCCCGATGAGGCGCGCGAGGGCTTTCCCGTCGTCGGGAAGGCGCAGGTCCGGGGAGAGTTCGAGGAGCGCCGCGGCGAGGTACGGCCGCTCGCGCAGGTCCGGGTCGGGGAGGGAGAGGCCCTCCTCGCGCACGACCTCGTCGCCGCAGAGGAGCAGGTCCAGGTCGATGGGACGCGGCCGATAGCGGTCCTCGTCGCGCACGCGGCCGAGCCGCGTCTCGATGCCCCGCAGGACCCTGGACTTCAGGTCGCGCGGGGAGAGCTCCGTGCGCACGCGGGCGACGCCGTTGACGAAGGCCGGCTGTCCCGCGGGGCCGACCGGCGCGGTGCGGTAGAAGGTCGAGAGGCCGGTCAGACGGAGTTCCACGGCGAGGGCCGCGACGGCGCGGGGGATGTTCTCCTCCGGCCCGACGTTGGAGCCGATCCCGATGAAGGCCTCGGTCCCGCTCATCCGGCGCGCTCCCGACGGACGACGACGCTCACCGTGCGCGCGAAGCGCAGGGCGCCGGGCTTCTCCACCTCGACCTCGACGGCGCGCACGCGCGGCTCCTCGAGGCAGAGCTCCGCGACGCGGCCGGCGAGCGCCTCGATGAGCTTGTAGGAGGAGGACTCCACGACGGCGAGGATGCGCTTCTTGACCGCCTTGTAGTCCACGCTGTGGGCGAGGTCGTCGCGGCGGGAGGCTTCGGAGAGGTCGGTCTCCATGCGGACCTGGATCACGACGTCCTGCTTCTCGCGCCGCTCCTCCGGATAGAGGCCGACGATGCAGCGCAGGGCCAGGTCCTTGATGCGAATCTCGTCTCGGGACGCCATCGCGGGTATTATAGCGCCGTCGGAGCCGCGGGGATACTCTCAGAGCCGGTCGACTTTGGAGGCGAGAAGGAAGTCGTTCTCGGTGAGGCCCCCGGCCTTGTGCGTCCAGAGCTCGAGAGCGACCTTCCCCCAGGAGAGGCGGACGTCGGGATGGTGCCCCTCCTCCTCCGCGAGAGCCCCGACGCGGACGACGAAGGCGAGGGCCGCGCGGAAATCCGGGAAGCGCCAGGACTTCTCGAGGCGTCCCTTCTCGTTGAGCGACCAGCCGTCGAGCTTCGTCAGCAGAGCGCAGGAGCGCTCGAAGCTCAGCGAAGGCCCGCCCTCACGGCAGGGCGCGCAGCGCGCTCCCGCCGCCGCGGCCCGGACGATCGGAGTCTTCATCTCAGGCCCCCTCCCGCTCCTGCGGGTACGGTTCCCGGGCGTTGAGCTCGGCGTAGAGCGGGTGCGCCGCGGGCGCCTCCGAGGCGAGCGGGAGGGTGAAGGAGAAGGTCGTGCCGCGGCCGGGCTCGCTCTCCAGCCAGAGGATCCCCTGCTGGCGCGCGACGAGCTCGCGCACGATCGAGAGACCGAGCCCGACCCCCTCGCGGCGCTGTCCCTTGGCCGTCACCTGGACGAACTTGTGGAAGATCCGCTCCTGGTCCTCCGGGGCGATGCCGCAGCCGGTGTCCTTGACGCTGAGGACGACCTGCCCGGGATGGGCCGCCCCACCGGCGTCGGCCGAGACCCGGATGCTCCCCCCCTCCGGGGTCGACTTGATGGCGTTGGAGATGAGGTTCGTCAGGATCTGCACGACGCGCGCGCGGTCCCCCAGCGCGGCGACGGCGTCGTCGTCGAGGCCGTCGGTCGTGACCTCGAGGGCGAGCTTGCGCGAGAGGGCCCACGGGCGCAGTCCATCGGCGGCCTCGCGGACCGCCGCGGCCACCGACATGGGCTCCGGATGCAGGACGAACTTCCCCGCCTGGATCTTCGAGAAATCGAGCATCTCGTCGATCATCTTCCCGAGCCGGATGCTGTTGTCGCGGCTGATCGCGAGGAAGCGCTTCTCCTGCGGTCCCAGCCGCGAGGCGGCCAGCTGCTCGACGAGCTCGAGGGCCGAGCGCATGGACGCGAGCGGCGCCTTCAGCTCGTGCGTCACCTGGGAGATGAAGTCCTCCTGCAGCTTCGCGGCCTCCCGGTACTTCGCCGCCGCCGGGAGCACCCCGTAGGTGCCGATGACCCGGCCTTCGTCGTTCTGCAGCAGGGCCATGGAGCTGCGGAACGCGGAGGTGACCTCGTCGACCCCGACGACGTCGAGCTTTCCCGCCTCCTCCGAGGAGGCCGCTGCGCCGATGGAGCGGGCGAGGGAGACCATCCCGTCGACGGTGTCCACGCTCTCGAGGATCGGCTTGCCGGCGATGTCGACGAGCTTTCGGCCCGTGATGCGCTCGGCCGCGGGGTCCATCATGAGCACGCGCCCCTCGCGGTCGACGACGACCTTGCCTTCGGCGAGAGTGGCGAGCACCCCCTCGGTGCGGATGCGCTCGTCGAGCACGCGCTGGGCTTCCTGCTGGAGGTGGCGCGTGCGCTCGGCGACGCGATGCTCGAGCGCCCCCTTGATGGCCGCGACGGCCTCGGTGTAGATGCGCACCCGCTCCTCGGGATCGGTCACCGCGTCCTCGACGAGCGATTTGAGGATGGTCCCGAAGTTGGTGCTCGTCACCGTCGCTTTCGACGACGCCTCCGCGCCGCCCTTCGACTCCGCCCGGGGCACGGAGGGCTCGAGCCCTGTCGAGGGGCTCGGGGCCGGCACGGAGCTCCGTCGGAGGGCCGCCGGAGCGGGGGCGGGAGCCGCAGGAGGCTTCACCGGGCTGGGCGCGGGGGCCAGGCGGAGGGACTCCTTCCCCGGAGCGGCCGCCGGCGGGAGCGCGGCCTTCGCGGGAGCCGGACCCTGGGCCGCGCTCGGGGACGGGACGGAACCCCTTCGAACGGCCGCCGGGGACGCCGGACGCTCCGGCTCGCGGCGCAGACCGGGCGAAAAGCGCCGGGGCTCCGGGCGCGGGGACGGCGCGGCGACGCGCGGCCCCGGCGCGGGCGCGGGAGCCGGAGCGTCCTGGGAGTAGGTCGGGTCGGCGGCGAAGCGGATGCCCTCGAGGTGCACGTGCACGACGTCCTTGCGGCGCAGGTACTCCGCCGGGTCGGTGCTCGCGAGCCGGGTCGCCGGCAGGGCCGCGAGCTCGCAGAAGGCCTCGAGCTCGTAGGGCTGCATCCCGGCCAGGAAGGAGACCACGTCGAAGGGGCGTCCTCCGAACACCGCCGCCAGGGAGTCGCTGAGGTGCGCGTCCCCGACGACCATCCCGTTGACGACCCAGCGCCCTTCGACGAGCGTGAAGGCCGCCTGGCGCCACTGCATGCGCGCGAAGAGCTCGGCGAGGGCCTTGCGGCAGTCCCGCATCGCCGCGACGGGGACCGGGTGGATGCTGCTGTAAAGGGCCACGGACTTCACCGCCTGGCCCAGCGCGTGGAGGAACTCGCGGACGACCGTCATCGCGTCGCGCGCCGCGGCGTGCGGGGCGAGCGCGCCTTCCTCCGACTCCTCCCATCGTCCTGCGGCTCCCTTGGCATCCATCGGTCCTCCTACGGCCTCACTCCGCGAGAATGATCTTCAACGCTTCCGCCAGAGACGTCTCCCCCTCCGCGACGAGCGCGAGGGTCGCCTCGCGCAGGGAGACCATCCCTTCCTTCACGGCCTGGGCCGTGATCCGGTCGTAGCTCCCTTCCGTCAGGATGACCTGCCGCATCTCCGGGCTGCGCACGGCCATGACCTCGAAGACGGGACGGCGCCCGACGTAGCCGGTCTGATGGCAGCGCGCGCAGCCGGCCCCGACGAAGACCTTCCCGAGCCGCGCGCGCTCCGCCTCGCTGAGCACCCGGGCCTCCTCCGGCGCGAGCGTCGCCTCCTGGCGGCAGTCGGGGCAGAGCGTCTTCACGAGCCGCTGGGCGATGACGAGCTTGACGCTCGCCGCGACGAGGTAGGGCGGCAGGCCCATGTGCGTCAGGCGGGTGATGGTCGCCGGGGCGCTGTTGGTGTGCAGCGTCGAGAGCACGAGATGCCCGGTGATCGAGGCCTTCACGGCGATCTCGGCGGTCTCCAGGTCGCGGATCTCGCCGACGAGCATGATGTCGGGGTCCTGGCGCAGGAAGGCGCGAAGGACGGACTCGAAGGTCAGGCCGACGCCGGCCTGGACGTGCACCTGGGTGATCCCGGGGAGGCGGTACTCGATGGGGTCCTCGGCCGTCATCACGTTGACGTCGCTCTGGTTGACCATCCCGATCATCGTGTAGAGCGTCGTCGTCTTCCCGCTGCCCGTCGGCCCGGTGACCAGGATGAGGCCGTGCGGCGTGAGGAGGGCGCGCTCGATGAGCTGGGAGTTCTCGGCCGAGAGCCCCAGCTCCTCCAGGCTCTTCTTGATCTTCGTGCCGCCGAGCACGCGCATGACGATCTTCTCCCCATAGGCGCTGGGCAGGGTGCTGACGCGGAACTCGGTCTTCTTCCCGTTGATGGTCGCCCGGAACTGCCCGTCCTGGGGCAGGCGGCGTTCCGTGATCGAGAGTTCGGACATGATCTTGACCCGGGCGCTGACCCGGGCGCCGAGGGAGCCGGGCAGGACCGTCAGGCGCTCGAGCGAGCCGTTGAGGCGCACGCGGACGACGAGGTCGTTCTCCTGCGGCTCGATGTGGATGTCGCTGGCGCCCATCTCGACGGCCCGCACGAGGATGCGGTTGAGACGCTTGACCAGCGGCGAGTTCTCGTCGATCTCCTCGAGCGCGCGGAGGTCCTCGGTCTTCTTCTCGGCCTTCTCGATGTCGACGAGCAGCTCCCCCGATTCCGCGAGGTCCTCGCGCTCGAGGTCCTCGAGCTGCGGCATGGCCTCCGCGTCGTCGGCCGCACGCGCGCGGACCCCGTGCCCCTCGTGCGGGTGGCCGCCGAAGGGAGACGCCGCGCCGGGAGTCGTCACCGCGGGGATGACGATCATGGGGGAGCGCCCGTTGCGCTGAGCCGGAACGGCCGGGCGCTCCGGCGGCTCGAGCGCCGGGGCCGGGGTCTCCTCGACCGGCGCGGGAGACGCCTCGGCGGAGGCCGGAGGCTCCTGCGGGACGGACGCCTCGTCGGCTTCGGCGGAGGGGAAAGGCAGCGGCGGGAGCTCCTGGGGAGCGGCGCGCTGGTCGTCGAAGCGCGGGCCTTTCTCCGCTCGCATCGCCCCGGACGCGCTCGGGGGCGCCGCCGGGGGCGCCTCCCGCGACGGACCTGCGGCGCTAGGG
The window above is part of the Elusimicrobiota bacterium genome. Proteins encoded here:
- the folK gene encoding 2-amino-4-hydroxy-6-hydroxymethyldihydropteridine diphosphokinase, which encodes MSGTEAFIGIGSNVGPEENIPRAVAALAVELRLTGLSTFYRTAPVGPAGQPAFVNGVARVRTELSPRDLKSRVLRGIETRLGRVRDEDRYRPRPIDLDLLLCGDEVVREEGLSLPDPDLRERPYLAAALLELSPDLRLPDDGKALARLIGEREREVLEPLPEFSKRLKDRFGV
- the folB gene encoding dihydroneopterin aldolase; the encoded protein is MASRDEIRIKDLALRCIVGLYPEERREKQDVVIQVRMETDLSEASRRDDLAHSVDYKAVKKRILAVVESSSYKLIEALAGRVAELCLEEPRVRAVEVEVEKPGALRFARTVSVVVRRERAG
- a CDS encoding 4a-hydroxytetrahydrobiopterin dehydratase, with the translated sequence MKTPIVRAAAAGARCAPCREGGPSLSFERSCALLTKLDGWSLNEKGRLEKSWRFPDFRAALAFVVRVGALAEEEGHHPDVRLSWGKVALELWTHKAGGLTENDFLLASKVDRL
- a CDS encoding ATPase, T2SS/T4P/T4SS family encodes the protein MKGPGGMDKLMGELDALMGASPEAAPAGADPFAAIEREAAAAPPAPLAPPAPAAGAALARAARVLVLDDKKDYREVVEFLLSGSGYDVTTAEDGLRGLEAARRERPDLILLDFNMPGLNGYEVLQELRKDDELRSAAVIMFTGAPHRRHLKEMGMDVEDFLEKPVSNARLLEAVARALARKHPEGFAAPSLPAAGPSAAGPSREAPPAAPPSASGAMRAEKGPRFDDQRAAPQELPPLPFPSAEADEASVPQEPPASAEASPAPVEETPAPALEPPERPAVPAQRNGRSPMIVIPAVTTPGAASPFGGHPHEGHGVRARAADDAEAMPQLEDLEREDLAESGELLVDIEKAEKKTEDLRALEEIDENSPLVKRLNRILVRAVEMGASDIHIEPQENDLVVRVRLNGSLERLTVLPGSLGARVSARVKIMSELSITERRLPQDGQFRATINGKKTEFRVSTLPSAYGEKIVMRVLGGTKIKKSLEELGLSAENSQLIERALLTPHGLILVTGPTGSGKTTTLYTMIGMVNQSDVNVMTAEDPIEYRLPGITQVHVQAGVGLTFESVLRAFLRQDPDIMLVGEIRDLETAEIAVKASITGHLVLSTLHTNSAPATITRLTHMGLPPYLVAASVKLVIAQRLVKTLCPDCRQEATLAPEEARVLSEAERARLGKVFVGAGCARCHQTGYVGRRPVFEVMAVRSPEMRQVILTEGSYDRITAQAVKEGMVSLREATLALVAEGETSLAEALKIILAE
- a CDS encoding ATP-binding protein, giving the protein MDAKGAAGRWEESEEGALAPHAAARDAMTVVREFLHALGQAVKSVALYSSIHPVPVAAMRDCRKALAELFARMQWRQAAFTLVEGRWVVNGMVVGDAHLSDSLAAVFGGRPFDVVSFLAGMQPYELEAFCELAALPATRLASTDPAEYLRRKDVVHVHLEGIRFAADPTYSQDAPAPAPAPGPRVAAPSPRPEPRRFSPGLRREPERPASPAAVRRGSVPSPSAAQGPAPAKAALPPAAAPGKESLRLAPAPSPVKPPAAPAPAPAALRRSSVPAPSPSTGLEPSVPRAESKGGAEASSKATVTSTNFGTILKSLVEDAVTDPEERVRIYTEAVAAIKGALEHRVAERTRHLQQEAQRVLDERIRTEGVLATLAEGKVVVDREGRVLMMDPAAERITGRKLVDIAGKPILESVDTVDGMVSLARSIGAAASSEEAGKLDVVGVDEVTSAFRSSMALLQNDEGRVIGTYGVLPAAAKYREAAKLQEDFISQVTHELKAPLASMRSALELVEQLAASRLGPQEKRFLAISRDNSIRLGKMIDEMLDFSKIQAGKFVLHPEPMSVAAAVREAADGLRPWALSRKLALEVTTDGLDDDAVAALGDRARVVQILTNLISNAIKSTPEGGSIRVSADAGGAAHPGQVVLSVKDTGCGIAPEDQERIFHKFVQVTAKGQRREGVGLGLSIVRELVARQQGILWLESEPGRGTTFSFTLPLASEAPAAHPLYAELNAREPYPQEREGA
- the crcB gene encoding fluoride efflux transporter CrcB, with amino-acid sequence MSFSGLIAVGAGAALGAWLRWALGLALNPLLPTLPLGTLAANLVGGLLMGVAMGLVVRFDALGPTSRLLLMTGFLGGLTTFSTFSAETATLLLRRQYGWTSLLVGAHLFGSVAMTFAGMAAVGWLSRRGT